In Thermoleophilia bacterium, the DNA window GGCAATGATCGCTCCAATCGCCATCGCGGCATTCAACGACTGTTCGATCCGCCGCCGAGGTGCCGCGAAGATCAGCCACAAGAAGAACTGGGGCAGCGCATCCAAGGGCCTGGCATCCCATGGATTCGCCGTGGGCGCCATCGATCCGGCCGGCGCCCTGGCCACCATGCGTATCGTGTCGTTCCTGCGTCGGGGTGGCGTGGCGTACGAGTGCGGAGTGGACAGTCCCGCACGGGCCTACTCGTACGCCGGGGACACGCTCGTCGACTGGATCGTGGGTCGGCTGGCCAACCAGCACGGATCGGACGACACTCCACTCGAGCCCGTCGGCGCCTACCTGCGCGAGTGCGGTTGCCCCGAGCGAGCCGTAGTCGGCATCGGAGCCACGCGGTACACCCCCGTCGGCGAATCCACCTACCTCGTGGAGGGCGACGAGAGCATCGTCGTCGTCTACGACGAGACGATGACCACCCCGGCCGCTGTGGCGGCGGCGGTCGAGGCCCGGGACAAATACGCACTGCCGAGGGCCTCCGTCCTCCGGCAGGTGGTGAGGTCGCCGGGATATTCGGTGTCTGACACTTAACAATTGGTGCCACCCGGTGTCAGACACCGTGACCGCGCTCGGCGGTCGCCCTTCGGAGCCCGGGGTTTTCCACGCGGAACCACCGGTGTATGGCAGTGCGTTCCGTGGAATGCTTGTATTGAGTGCTCGCGCGACCCCGCTTGGTGCATAAGCGGAATGATTGCGCCGCATAAACAGGGAACAGGGACCCATGCCCGACCAGAGCCCGCTTGCATTCACCTCCGCTGAGGCGGAACCGATGACCGCCGCCGACATCGTCGTCGCGGCTGTCGATGCGTTCCACCCGCGCATCGCCCTCGCCTGTTCGTTCCAGCAGGAGGAGGCCGTGCTTCTCGACCTCCTGATGGCGGTGCGCCCCGATGCACGGGTGTTCGCCCTCGATACCGGATTTCTGTTCCCCGCGACGTATGAAACCTGGCGTGCGTACGAGGACCGGTACGGCATCACGATCGAGGCCTACCGCGGGCCCACGCCGGAGGAGCAGGCCGCCGAGTACGGGGATCGCCTGTGGGAAACCGAACCCAACCGGTGCTGCGCCCTTCGCAAGGTGGAGCCCCTCGGCCGTGCACTGGCCGACCTCGACGCGTGGATCACCGGTCTGCGCCGCGATCAGGCGCCCACCCGGGCGGGCACGCCGAAGATGGAGTTCGACGCGGTACGGGGCAACTGGAAGTTCAGCCCGCTCGCCGACTGGACCGCGGATGACGTGGGGGCGTACATCCGCGAGCACGACCTCATTGTGAACCCACTCCACGCGCAGGGGTACGCGTCCATCGGCTGCACGTACTGCACGACGCCGGGCACCGGGCGCGAGGGTCGTTGGGCGGCACTCGATAAGACCGAGTGTGGGCTACACCCCGCCGGAGGCCCCACCGCGTGAGCGGAGTCACCGCGATCGGCACCCTCGACGTCCTCGAGGCCGAGGCCGTGCACGTCATCCGGGAGTGCGCCGCCGAATGCGCGCGCCCCGTGCTGCTGTTCAGTGGTGGAAAGGACTCCATCGTGCTCGCACACCTCGCGAAGAAGGCGTTCGCACCGGCGGGTCTGCCGTTCCCGCTCATGCATGTGGACACGGGGCACAACTTCCCCGAGGTCGTGGAGTATCGGGACCGGTACGTTCAGGAGATCGGCGAGCGCCTGATCGTGGCAAGCGTTGAGGACTCCATCGCCGCTGGGCGGGTGCAGGACGAAACCGGCCCCCGCGCGAGCCGCAACCGCCTGCAGACCACCACGCTGCTCGACGCCATCGCCGAGCACGAGTTCGATGCCTGCTTCGGAGGGGCCCGCCGGGATGAGGAGCGCGCCCGCGCCAAGGAGCGCTTCTTTAGCCACCGCGACATGTTCGGTCAGTGGGATCCGCGCAACCAGCGTCCCGAGCCGTGGTCCATCTACAACACCAAACTGCGCAAGGGCGAGCACTTCCGCGTGTTCCCCCTCAGCAACTGGACCGAAGTGGACATCTGGAGCTACGTCCAGCAGGAGAGCCTCACCCTCCCGAGCATCTATTTCGCCCACGAGCGCGAGGTGTTCCTCCGGGACGGCCTCTACATGGCCGTGGACGACGTGGTGGAGCGGTTCCCCGGCGAGGAGGTGTTCACCGAGGTGGTGCGCTTCCGCACGGTGGGCGACATGACCTGCACCGGGGCGCTCAGGAGCACGGCGTCCACCGTGGAGCAGGTGCTCGTGGAGACCCGGGCCAGCGACATCTCGGAGCGTGGCGCATCGCGCGCGGACGACCGTACGAGCGAGGCCGCCATGGAAGATCGCAAGCGTGGGGGCTACTTCTGATGCCGCTCGAGACCCCCATGCTGCACGCGGTGGCCGTGGGCTCCGTGGACGACGGCAAGTCCACCCTCATCGGCCGCTTGCTCTACGAAACCGGCAACCTCACCGCCGACGAGATCGCGGCCGTCGAGGAGGCCAGCCGTAAGCGCGGCCGCACGGGCATTGACCTTGCGCTCCTTACCGACGGCCTGCGCGCCGAGCGCGAGCAGGGCATCACCATCGACGTGGCCTACCGCTCGTTCGATGCCAACGGCCGACGCATCCTGCTGGGCGACGCCCCGGGGCACGAGCAATACACGCGCAACATGGTGACGGCCGCCGCCGGCGCCGATGTGGCGATCCTGCTGGTGGACGCCAAGAATGGCATCACATCCCAGACTCGGCGTCACCTCGCCATCTGCGCCATGCTCGGGGTGCACGACGTCCTCGCCTGCGTGAACAAGATGGACCTCGTGGACTACGACGAGGCCCGGTTCGACGAGATCACCGGTGAGCTGCTGGTTGCTGCCACGGCGGTGAAGGGTCCGCGCATTACCTCCATCCCACTCTCGGCCCTCGAGGGCGTCAATCTCGTCGAGCGCTCCGACGCAACCCCTTGGTACACCGGCCCCACCGTGCTCCAGGTGCTGCACGACCTCGACCCCAAGGTGGCGGAGGACGCCTTTCGTATGCCCGTGCAGTGGGTCATTCGCCACGACGATGGTGGCGCCAACATCCGCGGCCTCGCGGGGCGTATTAGCAGCGGAACCGTGACCGTGGGCGACGAGGTCATTGCTCTGCCGTCACGCGCAACCTCGCGTATCTCGCGCATCGACATGCTGGGCCGCGATTACGACTCGGCGAGCGCCCCCCTCAGCGTCACCCTCCACTTGGCCGACGACGTGGATGTGTCGCGCGGCGACGTCATCGCGCCCGTGGCGGCGGCCCCCCAGGTGACCTCGCGCGTCCGGGCGACCGTCGCCTGGCTCGACGAGAAGCCGCTCGTCGCCCCATCCCGTCTCGAAGCTCGCCAGGGCAACCGCTTGGTTCCGGTGATCGTGGAGGAGATGAACGAGCGC includes these proteins:
- a CDS encoding phosphoadenylyl-sulfate reductase, whose translation is MPDQSPLAFTSAEAEPMTAADIVVAAVDAFHPRIALACSFQQEEAVLLDLLMAVRPDARVFALDTGFLFPATYETWRAYEDRYGITIEAYRGPTPEEQAAEYGDRLWETEPNRCCALRKVEPLGRALADLDAWITGLRRDQAPTRAGTPKMEFDAVRGNWKFSPLADWTADDVGAYIREHDLIVNPLHAQGYASIGCTYCTTPGTGREGRWAALDKTECGLHPAGGPTA
- a CDS encoding sulfate adenylyltransferase, with amino-acid sequence MPLETPMLHAVAVGSVDDGKSTLIGRLLYETGNLTADEIAAVEEASRKRGRTGIDLALLTDGLRAEREQGITIDVAYRSFDANGRRILLGDAPGHEQYTRNMVTAAAGADVAILLVDAKNGITSQTRRHLAICAMLGVHDVLACVNKMDLVDYDEARFDEITGELLVAATAVKGPRITSIPLSALEGVNLVERSDATPWYTGPTVLQVLHDLDPKVAEDAFRMPVQWVIRHDDGGANIRGLAGRISSGTVTVGDEVIALPSRATSRISRIDMLGRDYDSASAPLSVTLHLADDVDVSRGDVIAPVAAAPQVTSRVRATVAWLDEKPLVAPSRLEARQGNRLVPVIVEEMNERLELTTMEHVPADTLAVNDLGIVTLHFAQPIAVEPYAENRELGSMVLVDPSTNRTVAAVMVTEVLEA
- the cysD gene encoding sulfate adenylyltransferase subunit CysD, which codes for MSGVTAIGTLDVLEAEAVHVIRECAAECARPVLLFSGGKDSIVLAHLAKKAFAPAGLPFPLMHVDTGHNFPEVVEYRDRYVQEIGERLIVASVEDSIAAGRVQDETGPRASRNRLQTTTLLDAIAEHEFDACFGGARRDEERARAKERFFSHRDMFGQWDPRNQRPEPWSIYNTKLRKGEHFRVFPLSNWTEVDIWSYVQQESLTLPSIYFAHEREVFLRDGLYMAVDDVVERFPGEEVFTEVVRFRTVGDMTCTGALRSTASTVEQVLVETRASDISERGASRADDRTSEAAMEDRKRGGYF